DNA from Thermoplasmata archaeon:
TTTCTCCTCGGGTTCCACGGGCCGGAACGCGTCGACGTCCACGGCGTACGGAATGAGGAACACGCGGTCCCGCGGAAGCCCGTACGCCAGGGCGGCCTCGTAGTCCGTGGGCGTCACGCAGTGGAGGAAGTCGAACGAGGCTGTGATCCACGGCGGCGTCTCGGCGCCGTTCGTGTAGAGGAACTTGGTCGGCACCGCACGGCGGGGGAGGTACTTGCGCACCTTGGCCATGCGCATGTCGGAATGGTTCACGAGGTCGAACCGCCCCGCCCGGAGGGCGGCGAGAAGGGGGAGGGCGAAGGACCACACCTCGACGGCCATGCGGCCCGACGGCGGGAGGGGCCGGAGCAGGGGCGAGGACCGCGGGATCCTCGGCAGGCGTGTCCCGGGGGCGTCGCGGCCGCCATGGAAGAGGACGAGGGGCGCGTCGTTCTTGAGGGTCCGGTACAAGCCGAGGTAGTGGCGCTCCGAGCCCCGCATCACGTCGCCCAGGCCGGAGCAGGAAAGCGCGATCCGCCGTCCCGGAAGCCCACCTTCGCGCTCGGCCGGCCCGGCGGATTCCGTTGGCGCGACGGAAGAGGACATGGCGGGGGCCCGCTCAACCGCAGGGGATGCCCGGGGTCCACTTGAGGCTATCCTCCTCGCGGCAGGGGCGAGGCACCGACGAGAGGCTTAAGGAAGCCCCGTTCCTTCCCCCGCTCCATGACGCGGATCTGCATCGTCGGCACGGGCCACGTCGGCCTCGTGTACGCGGTCGCCTTCACGCTCGCCGGCCACGCGGTCGTCGGGACCGACGTGGCGGCGGATGCCATCGCGTCCTTGCGGAAGGGCAGGCCGACCTTCTATGAGCCCGGGCTCGGCGCCGCGCTGATCAAGGCGGCCCGGACCCGGCGTCTGTCCTTCTCCACGGAGATCGCGGATGAAGCCTCGCGGGCCGAGATCGTGTTCCTGGCCGTGGGCACCCCGTCGCGGGAGGACGGGTCCATCGACACTTCGTACATCGAAGCCGCCGCGACGACGGTCGGCCAAGCGCTGCGCGGCGCGAAGGGCTATCCCATCGTGGTCGTCAAGTCCACGGTGGTCCCGGGGACCACGGAGACCGCCCTGCGCCCCGCGCTCGAGGCCGCGTCGGGCAAGCGGGCGGGCGCGGAGTTCGGTCTCTGCATGAACCCGGAGTTCCTCCGGGAAGGATCCGCGGTCGACGATGCGCTCAAGCCCGATCGGATCGTCATCGGAGCCTTGGACAAACGGTCCGGCGACGCGCTCGCGAAGGTCTACGCGAAGAACC
Protein-coding regions in this window:
- a CDS encoding glycosyltransferase family 4 protein, with the translated sequence MSSSVAPTESAGPAEREGGLPGRRIALSCSGLGDVMRGSERHYLGLYRTLKNDAPLVLFHGGRDAPGTRLPRIPRSSPLLRPLPPSGRMAVEVWSFALPLLAALRAGRFDLVNHSDMRMAKVRKYLPRRAVPTKFLYTNGAETPPWITASFDFLHCVTPTDYEAALAYGLPRDRVFLIPYAVDVDAFRPVEPEEKDRLRDRYGIPRDAFVVASLGFLSVDSHKRPRWIIQETAAAGPDVFLFFAGEQDESAAILRREAGEKLGPRAILTRLPLEAAVQAYHLADLFVLGSLHEAFGIVVIEAMACGLPVVVHDFASLRWIAGDAGSVVDMARAGALASEIRFCRENPGILRQRGLLARRHAVERFSWGALKPAYLDMFRRCLELPRREGA